A genomic window from Salvia splendens isolate huo1 chromosome 11, SspV2, whole genome shotgun sequence includes:
- the LOC121755517 gene encoding agamous-like MADS-box protein MADS2 isoform X1, producing MGRGRVELKRIENKINRQVTFAKRRNGLLKKAYELSVLCDSEVALIIFSNRGKLYEFCSTSNMLKTLERYQKCSYGSLEVNHPSKDIEQSSYKEYLKLKSKYESLQRYQRQLLGDDLGPLNINDLEHIEHQLETSLKHIRSTRTQVMLDQLSDLQSKEKLMLDANKALERKFANFDGQLEEIYAANHLQQSWAVGGGDHSNNYAPHHAQSQAFFQPLDCNSTLQIGYSEPVSSSQMTAATDVQNVNGIVPGWML from the exons ATGGGTAGGGGAAGAGTGGAGCTTAAGAGGATAGAAAACAAGATAAATAGACAGGTTACATTTGCAAAGAGGAGAAATGGTTTGCTCAAGAAAGCTTATGAACTCTCTGTTCTCTGCGATTCCGAGGTTGctctcatcatcttctccaaccgTGGCAAGCTTTATGAATTCTGCAGCACCTCCAA CATGCTCAAGACACTTGAAAGGTACCAAAAATGCAGTTATGGTTCTTTAGAAGTCAACCATCCAAGCAAAGATATTGAG CAAAGCAGCTACAAGGAGTATCTAAAGCTTAAATCCAAATATGAATCCCTGCAACGATATCAAAG GCAActtcttggtgatgatcttggGCCTCTTAACATCAATGATCTTGAGCACATTGAACATCAATTGGAGACATCACTGAAACACATTAGATCTACTAGA ACACAGGTTATGCTTGATCAGCTTTCTGATCTTCAAtcaaag GAGAAGTTGATGCTTGACGCTAACAAAGCTTTGGAGAGAAAG TTTGCGAATTTTGATGGTCAGTTGGAAGAGATATATGCTGCAAATCACCTTCAGCAATCGTGGGCAGTAGGAGGTGGGGATCACAGTAACAACTATGCTCCTCACCACGCTCAATCCCAGGCCTTCTTTCAGCCTCTTGATTGCAACTCTACTCTCCAAATCGG GTATAGTGAACCAGTGAGTTCGAGCCAGATGACAGCAGCAACGGATGTTCAAAACGTCAACGGAATAGTCCCTGGGTGGATGCTCTGA
- the LOC121755517 gene encoding agamous-like MADS-box protein MADS2 isoform X2, producing MGRGRVELKRIENKINRQVTFAKRRNGLLKKAYELSVLCDSEVALIIFSNRGKLYEFCSTSNMLKTLERYQKCSYGSLEVNHPSKDIEQSSYKEYLKLKSKYESLQRYQRQLLGDDLGPLNINDLEHIEHQLETSLKHIRSTRTQVMLDQLSDLQSKEKLMLDANKALERKLEEIYAANHLQQSWAVGGGDHSNNYAPHHAQSQAFFQPLDCNSTLQIGYSEPVSSSQMTAATDVQNVNGIVPGWML from the exons ATGGGTAGGGGAAGAGTGGAGCTTAAGAGGATAGAAAACAAGATAAATAGACAGGTTACATTTGCAAAGAGGAGAAATGGTTTGCTCAAGAAAGCTTATGAACTCTCTGTTCTCTGCGATTCCGAGGTTGctctcatcatcttctccaaccgTGGCAAGCTTTATGAATTCTGCAGCACCTCCAA CATGCTCAAGACACTTGAAAGGTACCAAAAATGCAGTTATGGTTCTTTAGAAGTCAACCATCCAAGCAAAGATATTGAG CAAAGCAGCTACAAGGAGTATCTAAAGCTTAAATCCAAATATGAATCCCTGCAACGATATCAAAG GCAActtcttggtgatgatcttggGCCTCTTAACATCAATGATCTTGAGCACATTGAACATCAATTGGAGACATCACTGAAACACATTAGATCTACTAGA ACACAGGTTATGCTTGATCAGCTTTCTGATCTTCAAtcaaag GAGAAGTTGATGCTTGACGCTAACAAAGCTTTGGAGAGAAAG TTGGAAGAGATATATGCTGCAAATCACCTTCAGCAATCGTGGGCAGTAGGAGGTGGGGATCACAGTAACAACTATGCTCCTCACCACGCTCAATCCCAGGCCTTCTTTCAGCCTCTTGATTGCAACTCTACTCTCCAAATCGG GTATAGTGAACCAGTGAGTTCGAGCCAGATGACAGCAGCAACGGATGTTCAAAACGTCAACGGAATAGTCCCTGGGTGGATGCTCTGA